From Hylaeus volcanicus isolate JK05 chromosome 2, UHH_iyHylVolc1.0_haploid, whole genome shotgun sequence, the proteins below share one genomic window:
- the LOC128872922 gene encoding 60S ribosomal protein L27a yields the protein MSTHKKKTRKLRGHVSHGHGRIGKHRKHPGGRGNAGGMHHHRINFDKYHPGYFGKLGMRNYHLRRNTKWCPALNLDKLWTLVSEQTRLKYKDSETKVPVIDLVKAGYYKLLGKGHLPKQPVIVKAKFFSKLAEDKIKAVGGACVLCA from the exons ATG TCTACACATAAGAAGAAGACCAGGAAGCTCCGTGGTCATGTCAGCCATGGTCATGGTCGTATAG gtaaGCACAGGAAGCATCCTGGTGGTCGAGGTAATGCTGGTGGCATGCACCATCACCGTATTAACTTTGACAAATACCATCCTGGTTACTTTGGAAAG ctTGGTATGCGAAATTACCATTTGAGACGCAATACAAAGTGGTGCCCTGCTTTAAATTTGGATAAGTTGTGGACATTAGTGTCAGAGCAAACCAGGCTTAAGTATAAGGATTCTGAAACTAAAGTACCAGTAATTGATCTTGTAAAAGCG GGATACTACAAACTTCTAGGAAAAGGACACCTTCCTAAACAACCAGTTATTGTTAAAGCCAAATTTTTCAGTAAATTGGCAGAAGACAAAATCAAAGCAGTTGGAGGTGCTTGTGTCCTGTGTGCATAA
- the LOC128872921 gene encoding splicing factor 3A subunit 2, with amino-acid sequence MDFQNRPGGKTGGGGVASWSESNRDRRERLRQLALETIDLNKDPYFMKNHLGSYECKLCLTLHNNEGSYLAHTQGKKHQANLARRAAKEAKEAPQTLAPEKPRVEPKKFVKIGRPGYRVTKQRDPESGQQSLLFQVDYPEVADNVIPRHRFMSAYEQRVEPPDRKWQYLLFAAEPYETIAFKVPSREVEKAEGKFWTHWNKDTKQFFLQFAFKNEKPSVGKVPPPPVPLIRPGLGPPMVPVPPPPRPPMFNPVPPPPALLATGMQIPPPPPHLA; translated from the exons ATGGATTTTCAAAATCGGCCAGGAGGCAAAACTGGAGGCGGTGGTGTTGCCTCATGGTCGGAAAGCAATCGTGACAGAAGGGAACGTTTACGACAACTTGCATTGGAAACAATCGACTTAAACAAGGATccttattttatgaaaaatcatTTAGGCTCTTATGAATGCAAATTGTGTTTAACGCTTCATAATAACGAGGGCAGTTATTTAGCCCACACTCAAGGCAAAAAGCATCAGGCTAATTTGGCTCGAAGAGCTGCCAAGGAAGCCAAGGAAGCACCACAAACACTTGCTCCTGAAAAACCTCGAGTAGAGCcaaaaaaattcgttaaaattggAAGACCTGGCTACAGAGTAACCAAACAACGTGACCCAGAATCTGGGCAACAGAGTTTATTGTTTCAAGTTGATTATCCAGAAGTTGCAGATAATGTTATTCCACGACACAGGTTTATGTCAGCATACGAACAAAGAGTTGAACCACCAGACCGTAAATGGCAGTACTTACTGTTTGCTGCAGAACCCTATGAAACTATAGCTTTTAAA gTTCCCAGTAGAGAAGTTGAAAAAGCAGAAGGAAAATTTTGGACCCATTGGAATAAAGACACTAAGCAGTTTTTCTTACAGTTTgcatttaaaaacgaaaaaccGTCGGTTGGCAAAGTACCACCACCTCCAGTTCCTTTAATAAGACCTGGTTTAGGACCTCCTATGGTGCCAGTTCCACCTCCTCCAAGGCCTCCTATGTTTAATCCAGTACCTCCACCACCTGCACTTTTAGCTACAGGTATGCAAataccaccaccaccaccacatCTAGCATAA